Genomic DNA from Desulfuromonas versatilis:
AGGGTCGTCGACTTGCCGCTGCCGGTGGGCCCGGTGACCAGCACCAGCCCCTTTTTCAGCCGGGTCAGCTTGCGGATCCCTTCGGAGAGGCCGAGTTCGTCGGCCGAGAGGATCTTGCTCGGGATCATCCGGAACACCGCCGCGATGCCGCGGTGAGTCTGCAGCATGTTGCCGCGGAAACGGGCCAGCCCGGGGATGGCGTAGGCGAAGTCCAGGTCGCTGGTCTGGTCGAACTCGGCGCGCTGTTCCTGGTCGAGCATCTCGAACAGCAGGGCCTTGGCCTGCTCGTTGCTGAGCGGCGGGTAGTTGAGCGGTTGCATCTCCCCGTGCAGGCGGAAGATGGGCGGAGCGCCGCTGGAGATGTGCAGGTCGCTGGCGCCCTGCTGCTTCATCATCTTGAAAAGAGCATCGATCTTGGCCATAAAGAGAGCTCCTGCGAGGGATGTGTGGAACGCAGCAGAATGATGCAAGAAGAGGGCCCAGCCCTGGCCGGGCCTGCGGTAGACGCTGGAGCCTGTTGGAATTTCAGGAGACTTTTGTTTTGCGACGGTGAGCGCGACCCCGTCCCGCAACAGAAGGGGCCCTGTTATTTGACAGACCGCCGGGCAAAGCCCAATTTGCGGAGAGGAATACGCACCACCCGCTCGCCAGGCTCGCTGAAGGACACGAAAATCACGAAGAAGAGTCAAAACCCTTTGAGATCTCTATTCTTTTCTTCGTGCTCTTCGTGAACTTCGTGGTAAACAAAGTGGCCAACTGCCACGAACAAAGATTCGACGGATCAGTCCCATCCGTCCAATCGGTCGGAGCCGACGCGGCCCGAGGCTTTACAGCCCCTCAGCTGTTTCCCGCCAAAACCGGATTGAGTCGAACGCAGCCTTTATGCTAGGCTATTTAATTGTTCGTTCAGCAAGTAAAGATTTTCGGAGGTCAATAATGAGTAAAGCACTGGGGCTTCTCTCGGGCGGACTGGACAGCAGCCTGGCGGCCCTTACCCTCAAGCGCCAGGGGGTCGATGTCACCTGCATCTCCTTCGTCACCCCCTTCTTCGGTTCGAAAAAGGCCGAAAAAGCCGCCGCCCAGATGGACATCCCGCTGATCGTCAGCGACATCGGCGACATCCACCTGGAGATGGTCAAGAACCCGCGCTACGGCTACGGCAAGAACATGAACCCCTGCATCGACTGCCACGCCATGATGTTTCGCCTCGCTGGCGAGATCATGGCCAGCGAAGGGTTCGATTTTCTCTTCTCCGGCGAGGTGCTCGGCCAGCGGCCGATGAGCCAGAACCTGACCGCCCTGAAGACGGTGGCCAAGTACTCGGGGCACCCCGAGCGCATCCTGCGCCCGCTCTCGGCCCGGCTGCTCCCCATCACCCCCATGGAGGAGCAGGGGCTGGTCGACCGGGAACAACTGCTCGACATCCAGGGGCGCTCCCGGCGCCGCCAGGAGGCCCTGGCCAGAGAATGGGGCCTGGAGGAGTACCCCTCCTCGGGGGGCGGCTGCCTGCTGACCGAAAAATCCTTCTCCGGGCGGCTGCGCGATCTCTTCGAGCACCAGCCCGAGGCCACCGTCACCGACGTGCAGATCCTCAAGGTCGGCCGCCAGTTCCGCCTCTCCGATCACGCCAAGCTGGCCCTGGGGCGCAACCAGAGCGACAACGAGGCGATCAAGAACCTGGCCCGCCCGGGGGACACCCTGCTGCGCGCCGCCAACTTCTCCGGCCCCGCCGGGCTGATCAGCGGCACCCCCGATGCGGCCGACCTGGCCACCGCCGGCGCCATCCTCGCCTCCTACGGCAAGGGGCAGAACGAACCGCAGGTGGAGATCCTGCTGCAGCAGGGCGAGCGGGAATGGACCATCAGCGTCGCCCCCATGGACCGCGACCAGGTCGCGCGGCTGATCGTCGAGTAACCCGTCCAATCCACTCCTCACCCACGAAAACGCCCCCGGCTCGACAGCCGGGGGCGTTTTGTGTTGAGTCCCAAAGATAAACTCCCAAAACCTCAATCAGCCACGGATAAGATCGGATAAAATCTGATAAATCGAACAAAGCCATGAAAATCCGAATTGATCAGATTGGATCCGTGGCTAAATCCCCTTCTCAGATTTTAGATTCCCCCCGCCGATCAAAGCGTGGTGAACTCCTGCACCGCGCTCTCCGTGACGCCGCCGCGGTCGTCCTCCGCGATCACCTTCCAGAAGTAGGTGGTCGCCGGCTGCAGGCCGCTGACGGTGGCGCTGGTCTCGGTCACCTGCGGCGCCGGCGCCGCGCCTCCTCCGCCGCCACCCCCGCCGCCGCAGGACACCAACAGCAGGGCCGCCGCGGCAAGCGCCAGCGGCAGTCGGCGCCGCCGGGACACGCCCCCCAGGCCCAGCAGAAGCAGCCCCGCCCCACCCAGTCCGGCAAGCAGCACGGCCGGGCCGCCGCCCGTCGACTGGGCCACAATGCTGTCGGTAAACTCGGGGTTGTCGGCGACCAGCAGGCGGAAGCTGACAGTGTCGCCGTCCGGATCGGTACTGTCCTCCCAGCGGAAGGTCACGCTGGTCCCCAGATCCGCCTGGTCGGCAGCCGGGAAGACCAGGGCCGGCGCCACGGGCGGAAGGTTGGCGAGGATCGACTGGTAGGCGGCCAGGCCGTTGACCAGCCCTGCCCCGTAGGCGTTGTCCGGCCCGATGGGGCCGCGGTCGGCGGCGGTGCGAACCAGGGTCGCTTCGAGCCCGCTCAGCGCAACCGCGGGGAACCCCTGCTGCAGCAGGGCCATGATCCCCGCCACATGGGGCGCCGAGAAGGAGGTCCCGGTGGCCAGCACGAAGCCCAGGTCCGCCGGCAGGCCGCTGGTCAGGATCTGGCGGCCGGGGGCCACCAACTCGGGGAAGATGCTCCCGTCGCAGGCCGAGGGTCCGCGGGCGCTGCTGGGCAGGATGGTGCCCGCCGAAGCGATCGTGTCCACCGCCCCCACCGCGAAGGCCTCGGGATAGTTGCCCGGGCTGATGCTGGTGGCGTTTGCCGGGCCGGTGTTGCCGGCGGCGAAGACCACCGGGATGCCTGCCGCGCGCAGGGCCTGCAGATCCGGGTGGAAGTTGGCGTTCAGGTTGGGATCGGGGTTGGCGCCGTCGATGCAGCTGCCGGCCGGGTCCTCGAAGCCCCAGGAGTTGTTCACCACGTCCGGCGCGTCGTCGGTGTCGGGGTTCCCGTCGGGGTCGAGCATCCACTGGAACCCCTGGTGAATGCCGCTCAGCGGCGCGAAACCGGCGTCGTTGAAGATCTTCACCGCGATCCAGCGGGCATCCGGGGCCACCCCGATGGAGGTCCCGCCGGCGTTGCCGCCGACCAGCACCCCGGCTACCGCGGTGCCGTGCCCCTCCTGGTCGAAGGGTGTGGCGTGCTCGCCGTTGGGGTCAAGCCAGCTGTTGCTCCCGCCCCGCCAGCGTCCGACCAGGTCCGGGTGGCTGGCATCCACCCCCGTATCCATGAGCCCGATCACCATCCCCGTCCCCGTCAGGCCCAGGTTCCACAGTTCGGGGACGCCCACGGCGTGCAGGTTGTCCTCGATCCCGTTGGTGGCGCTGGGGACCGCCCGCGGGGCCTCGATCAGCGCGTCCAGCTTGACGCTCTCCACCCCCGGAAAGGCGGCCAGTTCGGCAACCATCTCCCGGGGCACCTCGAGGGCCAGCCCGTTGATCACCCACAGGGGCTTGACCTCCCCGCTCACCCTGCCTCGCAAATAGTCCCGCAGGGCCCTCTGCGACCCCTCGGCCCGGGCCTTGAGGGCCCTGACCACCTCCGCCCGCCGATGCTTTTTCTCCCGGCCCTGATACCGGGCCAGCTCCGCCCGCTCGGAAAAGGTCACGATCACCGGGATGTTATCCGCCGGCGCCGCCGCGGCCAGCTCGCCCTGCAGCTCGGGGGTAACGACCCCGGCCCGGGTTTCCGGAACCCCCAGCAATCCCAGCAGCGAAACGACCACAAACAGCAACCAGCCACGTTGTATGGGTATCATAGGTCAGCCCCCTCTGATTTGCCTGATGCCCGCATCCCGGCTCCCCGGTAGCGGGCTGAAGACAGTCACTTGACTGGTTTCAAGTTTAACCCAAAAAGGGAAAAAGGTCCCGTGCATCTAAACGTGGATCATGAATGGCTGCGGGTAGGTAGGGGTTTGAAACTGTTGTTGGTGATGGACTTCGAATTAAAATTTTGTGGAAAGAACATGCCTAGGCAGACTCTTGGGAAACCCAAATCATTCTCAGGGGCTGATGGTGAACGGGTCATTCGAGACGTCATTCGCCAGCCACGCGCCACCGGCATCGTAGGCCGTCACCCGGACCAGACAGTTGGCTGAGTCGGCCGCGGGGAGCGTCCACGCGAAACTGGTCCCCGGGACACTGGCAATCGGGCTCCAGCTCACCCCGCCATTGGTGGAATAGCGCACGAGATAATTCGCCGCCCCCGCATGGGCTGCCCATTGGATGGTGTAGGTCGCCCCCCCGGTCAGGGTTTCTCCGCCATTCGGCGATCCCACCGCAAGAGCCGACGGAGGCGTGCCGGGAAGAATAGTGAAAGGCCCGTCAGACACGTCATTGGCCAACCACGCGCCACCTGCATTGTAGCCAGTCACCCGAACCAGGCAGTTGTTCGAGTCAGTCGCGGGAACCGTCCACTCGAAGCTCGTCCCTACGACACTGGCAATCGGGTTCCAGCTCGCTCCGCCATTGGTGGAATAGCGCACAAGATAATTCGCCGCCCCCGCATGGGCTGCCCATTGGATGGTGTGGGTGGTCCCGCCGGTCAGGGCCTCTCCGCCATTCGGCGATACCACCGCAAGAACCGACGGAGACGTTCCGGGCAAAAGGGTAAAGGCTCCGTCCGAAACGTCATTGGCCAGCCACGCGCCACCGGCATCGTAGGCCGTCACCCGGACCAGACAGTTGGCCGAGTCGGCCGCGGGGACCATCCACGCAAAACTGGTCCCCGTGATACTGGCAATCGCGTTCCAGTTCGCCCCGCCGTTGGTGGAATAGCGCACGAGATAATTCGCCGCCCCCGCATGGGCTGCCCATTGGATGGTGTGGGTGGTCCCGCCGGTCAGGGCCTCTCCGCCATTCGGCGATACCACCGCAAGAACCGACGGAGACGTTCCGGGCAAAAGGGTAAAGGCTCCGTCCGAAACGTCATTGGCCAGCCACGCGCCACCGGCATCGTAGGCCGTCACCCGGACCAGACAGTTGGCCGAGTCGGCCGCGGGGACCATCCACGCAAAACTGGTCCCCGTGATACTGGCAATCGCGTTCCAGTTCGCCCCGCCGTTGGTGGAATAGCGCACGAGATAATTCGCCGCCCCCGCATGGGCTGCCCATTGG
This window encodes:
- a CDS encoding thiamine biosynthesis protein, whose translation is MSKALGLLSGGLDSSLAALTLKRQGVDVTCISFVTPFFGSKKAEKAAAQMDIPLIVSDIGDIHLEMVKNPRYGYGKNMNPCIDCHAMMFRLAGEIMASEGFDFLFSGEVLGQRPMSQNLTALKTVAKYSGHPERILRPLSARLLPITPMEEQGLVDREQLLDIQGRSRRRQEALAREWGLEEYPSSGGGCLLTEKSFSGRLRDLFEHQPEATVTDVQILKVGRQFRLSDHAKLALGRNQSDNEAIKNLARPGDTLLRAANFSGPAGLISGTPDAADLATAGAILASYGKGQNEPQVEILLQQGEREWTISVAPMDRDQVARLIVE
- a CDS encoding S8 family serine peptidase, producing the protein MIPIQRGWLLFVVVSLLGLLGVPETRAGVVTPELQGELAAAAPADNIPVIVTFSERAELARYQGREKKHRRAEVVRALKARAEGSQRALRDYLRGRVSGEVKPLWVINGLALEVPREMVAELAAFPGVESVKLDALIEAPRAVPSATNGIEDNLHAVGVPELWNLGLTGTGMVIGLMDTGVDASHPDLVGRWRGGSNSWLDPNGEHATPFDQEGHGTAVAGVLVGGNAGGTSIGVAPDARWIAVKIFNDAGFAPLSGIHQGFQWMLDPDGNPDTDDAPDVVNNSWGFEDPAGSCIDGANPDPNLNANFHPDLQALRAAGIPVVFAAGNTGPANATSISPGNYPEAFAVGAVDTIASAGTILPSSARGPSACDGSIFPELVAPGRQILTSGLPADLGFVLATGTSFSAPHVAGIMALLQQGFPAVALSGLEATLVRTAADRGPIGPDNAYGAGLVNGLAAYQSILANLPPVAPALVFPAADQADLGTSVTFRWEDSTDPDGDTVSFRLLVADNPEFTDSIVAQSTGGGPAVLLAGLGGAGLLLLGLGGVSRRRRLPLALAAAALLLVSCGGGGGGGGGAAPAPQVTETSATVSGLQPATTYFWKVIAEDDRGGVTESAVQEFTTL